In Brassica rapa cultivar Chiifu-401-42 chromosome A06, CAAS_Brap_v3.01, whole genome shotgun sequence, a single window of DNA contains:
- the LOC103874308 gene encoding GTPase-activating protein GYP7, translating to MKALRRIQTRSSFPNPSSPLFSSPSSSSSPWTHLRSALVLVTSSSPAKSSSSSSNPNRVKSPWSRFKRKKPLTLQRWKSFFTPDGRLRNRGVGLLKKVRSRGIDPSIRSEVWPFLLGVCDLNSSKEERGARRTQRRKAYERLRRKCKRLQRQDSCEFKLNKINKPPPDKHNGWSFPQDTDSSCSDESLSSDKENTEDIGYMSDDVSCTLDNNYSGSTHVNSESSDSDSLDDNNSVHAFPSTQGRDDNSTSPSSIYNISRTKEDFVTWQRIIRLDAVRADTEWFPYSPFQALVSEAKARRAAAAVSLKDYTHLEPWKIFHAARLVAILEAYALHDPEIGYCQGMSDLLSPILTVIPEDHEAFWCFVGFMKKARQNFRVDEVGITRQLGIVSKIIESKDSKLYKHLEKVKAEDCFFVYRMVLVMFRRELTLEQTLFLWEVMWAEQAAVRAGVGKASWSSRIKQQAPPTDDLLLYVIAASVLQRRKVIIEKYNSVEEILGECHSMVGKLDVWKLLDDARDLIITLRSKIEQYDHIRSESKIGM from the exons TCATCTCCCGcaaaatcttcttcttcctcctccaatCC GAATCGAGTAAAATCACCGTGGTCACGGTTTAAACGGAAAAAGCCCCTCACGCTTCAACGGTGGAAAAGCTTCTTCACCCCTGATGGTAGACTTCGGAACAGAGGAGTTGGTTTGTTGAAGAAAGTCAGGAGTAGA GGTATTGATCCTAGCATCCGTTCAGAGGTGTGGCCCTTCCTTCTTGGAGT GTGTGATTTAAATAGCTCCAAAGAAGAGAGAGGTGCTAGAAGAACTCAGAGAAG AAAAGCGTATGAGAGACTACGCAGGAAATGCAAAAGGCTTCAAAGACAAGACAGCTGCGAGTTCAAGTTAAACAAGATCAATAAACCTCCTCCAGACAAGCATAATGGTTGGTCTTTTCCGCAAGACACTGACAGTTCCTGTTCTGATGAGTCACTCTCTAGCGACAAAGAAAACACAGAAGATATTGGGTACATGAGTGACGACGTCTCATGTACTCTTGACAACAACTACAGTGGCTCAACACACGTGAACTCTGAGTCTTCAGACTCAGATTCTTTAGACGACAACAACTCTGTTCATGCCTTTCCTTCTACTCAAGGGAGAGATGACAATAGTACTTCTCCATCAAGCATATACAATATCTCCCGCACCAAAGAGGATTTTGTTACCTGGCAGCGTATAATCCGCCTAGACGCAGTCCGCGCCGACACAGAATGGTTCCCATACTCCCCATTCCAAGCCTTAGTATCCGAAGCCAAAGCGCGACGCGCTGCTGCAGCGGTTAGTCTAAAAGACTACACTCACTTAGAGCCATGGAAGATCTTTCACGCCGCGCGCCTCGTGGCCATCCTCGAAGCCTACGCCTTGCACGACCCCGAGATAGGCTACTGCCAAGGGATGAGCGACCTTCTCTCCCCAATACTCACAGTCATCCCCGAAGACCACGAGGCCTTCTGGTGTTTCGTAGGGTTCATGAAAAAGGCTCGTCAGAACTTCAGGGTCGACGAAGTTGGGATCACGAGGCAGCTCGGCATAGTCTCGAAGATCATCGAGTCCAAAGACTCGAAGCTCTACAAGCACCTTGAGAAAGTCAAGGCGGAGGATTGTTTCTTTGTCTACAGAATGGTGCTCGTAATGTTTAGGAGAGAGCTGACGCTGGAGCAGACGCTGTTTCTCTGGGAAGTGATGTGGGCGGAGCAAGCTGCGGTGAGAGCTGGGGTTGGGAAGGCTTCTTGGAGCAGTAGAATAAAGCAGCAGGCTCCTCCTACGGATGATCTGTTGCTATATGTGATAGCAGCTTCGGTGTTGCAGAGGAGGAAAGTTATCATCGAGAAGTACAATAGCGTGGAGGAGATATTGGGGGAGTGTCATAGTATGGTTGGGAAGCTAGACGTGTGGAAGCTCTTGGACGATGCACGTGACCTTATTATTACCCTCCGCAGTAAGATTGAACAATATGATCACATAAGGTCAGAATCAAAAATAGgcatgtga